In Diorhabda carinulata isolate Delta chromosome 6, icDioCari1.1, whole genome shotgun sequence, a single genomic region encodes these proteins:
- the LOC130895694 gene encoding pickpocket protein 28-like isoform X2 gives MEKNRKDKKRKKIKSVKGYIKEYCNHTSIHGFKYLVEERTIIERIWWVIFIFISICLCGTMIYQIIYKYINYPLIVTFSMKETQLQKLPFPAITVCPRAKISQSYLNFTEYFQRKYNQLPVSIDEEKKVNLASTICDFYPNNSTDVADDNDFYDFLLKSRVDIFYYCQYQGIEINCTQLFTPILTEEGICYSFNILDRNDIFRNITDNPLKDFHKSPKTENWNMENGYSTKAVKTYPQRALRTGAKNALYLIFKVHISNKEFECAQDESGYRVTVHSPSNLPDVADNHISVPLSNRVLAVITPRIIQTSSSVRRFQVTARDCYFESEKKLKFFHKYSQQNCLLECKSNYTLIQCGCVGIHMPKEQGTPLCLLQEQYCIERAEDLFSLNNEDLEVTEGLHKQTGCNCKPACNEITYDSELSYNTAFFDIMNKSLKAELDFEHHQYSTLLLYFKKSNVETKERRELYGFSDLISNFGGLIGLFTGFSILSLIEMIYFLTLRPLGDLFGTLK, from the exons atggaaaaaaatcgtaaagataaaaaacggaaaaaaatcAAGTCGGTTAAAGGATATATCAAAGAGTACTGTAATCACACATCCATACACGGATTCAAATATCTAGTAGAAGAAAGGACCATCATAGAAag aatATGGTGggtaattttcatatttatttcgatttgtttATGCGGAACGATGATATATCAAATCATTTATAAGTATATTAATTACCCATTGATCGTGACGTTTTCCATGAAAGAAACTCAACTTCAAAAATTACCATTTCCTGCTATTACTGTTTGTCCAAGGGCAAAAATATCTCaatcttatttaaattttacagAATATTTCCAAAGAAAGTACAACCAATTACCGGTATCAATTGACGA AGAGAAGAAAGTGAATTTGGCCTCGACCATTTGCGATTTTTATCCCAATAATTCAACAGATGTGGCTGATGATAAcgatttttatgattttcttctAAAG agcagagttgatattttctattattgccAATATCAGGGCATAGAAATTAATTGTACTCAGTTGTTTACACCAATTTTGACAGAAGAAGGGATTTGTTATTCGTTCAATATTTTGGATAGGAATGACATTTTTCGTAACATTACTGA TAATCCTCTGAAAGATTTTCACAAATcaccaaaaacagaaaattggaATATGGAAAATGGTTATTCGACAAAAGCAGTAAAAACCTACCCGCAAAGAGCACTACGAACTGGAGCGAAAAACGctttatatttgatattcaaagTACACATATCTAATAAAGAATTTGAATGTGCTCAAGACGAATCTGGATATCGA GTAACAGTACATTCACCTTCGAATCTACCAGATGTCGCTGACAACCATATATCAGTACCTCTGTCCAATAGAGTGTTAGCTGTGATTACCCCACGTATAATACAAACTTCATCTAGTGTAAGACGTTTTCAAGTTACAGCGCGTGATTGTTACTTTGAGtctgagaaaaaattgaaatttttccataaatattctcaacaaaattgtttattagAATGTAAATCCAATTATACGTTGATTCAGTGCGGCTGCGTTGGGATTCACATGCCAA AAGAACAAGGTACACCGTTGTGTCTTTTACAAGAACAATACTGTATAGAAAGAGCTGAAG atttattttctCTTAATAATGAGGATTTGGAAGTAACTGAAGGACTTCACAAACAAACTGGTTGTAATTGCAAACCGGCTTGTAATGAAATAACATACGACTCTGAATTATCTTACAACACGGCTTTTTTTGACATCATGAACAAATCTCTTAAAGCAGAATTAGATTTCGAACA TCATCAGTACTCAACGCTTTTGCTGTATTTCAAGAAAAGTAACGTCGAGACAAAGGAAAGGCGCGAATTGTATGGATTCTCTGATCTAATTTCTAACTTCGGAGGTCTCATCGGATTATTTACAGGCTTTTCTATTCTATCACTGatagaaatgatttattttctcACACTTAGACCTCTAGGAGATCTCTTCGGaactttaaaataa
- the LOC130895694 gene encoding pickpocket protein 28-like isoform X4, with protein MYYFRSKIVFFQVNIYFSVRFIFEVEIYIMEKNRKDKKRKKIKSVKGYIKEYCNHTSIHGFKYLVEERTIIERIWWVIFIFISICLCGTMIYQIIYKYINYPLIVTFSMKETQLQKLPFPAITVCPRAKISQSYLNFTEYFQRKYNQLPVSIDDNPLKDFHKSPKTENWNMENGYSTKAVKTYPQRALRTGAKNALYLIFKVHISNKEFECAQDESGYRVTVHSPSNLPDVADNHISVPLSNRVLAVITPRIIQTSSSVRRFQVTARDCYFESEKKLKFFHKYSQQNCLLECKSNYTLIQCGCVGIHMPKEQGTPLCLLQEQYCIERAEDLFSLNNEDLEVTEGLHKQTGCNCKPACNEITYDSELSYNTAFFDIMNKSLKAELDFEHHQYSTLLLYFKKSNVETKERRELYGFSDLISNFGGLIGLFTGFSILSLIEMIYFLTLRPLGDLFGTLK; from the exons ATGTACTATTTTCGTTCTAAGATCgtattttttcaagtaaatatcTATTTCAGTGTTAGATTTATATTTGAGGTTG aaatttatataatggaaaaaaatcgtaaagataaaaaacggaaaaaaatcAAGTCGGTTAAAGGATATATCAAAGAGTACTGTAATCACACATCCATACACGGATTCAAATATCTAGTAGAAGAAAGGACCATCATAGAAag aatATGGTGggtaattttcatatttatttcgatttgtttATGCGGAACGATGATATATCAAATCATTTATAAGTATATTAATTACCCATTGATCGTGACGTTTTCCATGAAAGAAACTCAACTTCAAAAATTACCATTTCCTGCTATTACTGTTTGTCCAAGGGCAAAAATATCTCaatcttatttaaattttacagAATATTTCCAAAGAAAGTACAACCAATTACCGGTATCAATTGACGA TAATCCTCTGAAAGATTTTCACAAATcaccaaaaacagaaaattggaATATGGAAAATGGTTATTCGACAAAAGCAGTAAAAACCTACCCGCAAAGAGCACTACGAACTGGAGCGAAAAACGctttatatttgatattcaaagTACACATATCTAATAAAGAATTTGAATGTGCTCAAGACGAATCTGGATATCGA GTAACAGTACATTCACCTTCGAATCTACCAGATGTCGCTGACAACCATATATCAGTACCTCTGTCCAATAGAGTGTTAGCTGTGATTACCCCACGTATAATACAAACTTCATCTAGTGTAAGACGTTTTCAAGTTACAGCGCGTGATTGTTACTTTGAGtctgagaaaaaattgaaatttttccataaatattctcaacaaaattgtttattagAATGTAAATCCAATTATACGTTGATTCAGTGCGGCTGCGTTGGGATTCACATGCCAA AAGAACAAGGTACACCGTTGTGTCTTTTACAAGAACAATACTGTATAGAAAGAGCTGAAG atttattttctCTTAATAATGAGGATTTGGAAGTAACTGAAGGACTTCACAAACAAACTGGTTGTAATTGCAAACCGGCTTGTAATGAAATAACATACGACTCTGAATTATCTTACAACACGGCTTTTTTTGACATCATGAACAAATCTCTTAAAGCAGAATTAGATTTCGAACA TCATCAGTACTCAACGCTTTTGCTGTATTTCAAGAAAAGTAACGTCGAGACAAAGGAAAGGCGCGAATTGTATGGATTCTCTGATCTAATTTCTAACTTCGGAGGTCTCATCGGATTATTTACAGGCTTTTCTATTCTATCACTGatagaaatgatttattttctcACACTTAGACCTCTAGGAGATCTCTTCGGaactttaaaataa
- the LOC130895694 gene encoding pickpocket protein 28-like isoform X1 — MYYFRSKIVFFQVNIYFSVRFIFEVEIYIMEKNRKDKKRKKIKSVKGYIKEYCNHTSIHGFKYLVEERTIIERIWWVIFIFISICLCGTMIYQIIYKYINYPLIVTFSMKETQLQKLPFPAITVCPRAKISQSYLNFTEYFQRKYNQLPVSIDEEKKVNLASTICDFYPNNSTDVADDNDFYDFLLKSRVDIFYYCQYQGIEINCTQLFTPILTEEGICYSFNILDRNDIFRNITDNPLKDFHKSPKTENWNMENGYSTKAVKTYPQRALRTGAKNALYLIFKVHISNKEFECAQDESGYRVTVHSPSNLPDVADNHISVPLSNRVLAVITPRIIQTSSSVRRFQVTARDCYFESEKKLKFFHKYSQQNCLLECKSNYTLIQCGCVGIHMPKEQGTPLCLLQEQYCIERAEDLFSLNNEDLEVTEGLHKQTGCNCKPACNEITYDSELSYNTAFFDIMNKSLKAELDFEHHQYSTLLLYFKKSNVETKERRELYGFSDLISNFGGLIGLFTGFSILSLIEMIYFLTLRPLGDLFGTLK, encoded by the exons ATGTACTATTTTCGTTCTAAGATCgtattttttcaagtaaatatcTATTTCAGTGTTAGATTTATATTTGAGGTTG aaatttatataatggaaaaaaatcgtaaagataaaaaacggaaaaaaatcAAGTCGGTTAAAGGATATATCAAAGAGTACTGTAATCACACATCCATACACGGATTCAAATATCTAGTAGAAGAAAGGACCATCATAGAAag aatATGGTGggtaattttcatatttatttcgatttgtttATGCGGAACGATGATATATCAAATCATTTATAAGTATATTAATTACCCATTGATCGTGACGTTTTCCATGAAAGAAACTCAACTTCAAAAATTACCATTTCCTGCTATTACTGTTTGTCCAAGGGCAAAAATATCTCaatcttatttaaattttacagAATATTTCCAAAGAAAGTACAACCAATTACCGGTATCAATTGACGA AGAGAAGAAAGTGAATTTGGCCTCGACCATTTGCGATTTTTATCCCAATAATTCAACAGATGTGGCTGATGATAAcgatttttatgattttcttctAAAG agcagagttgatattttctattattgccAATATCAGGGCATAGAAATTAATTGTACTCAGTTGTTTACACCAATTTTGACAGAAGAAGGGATTTGTTATTCGTTCAATATTTTGGATAGGAATGACATTTTTCGTAACATTACTGA TAATCCTCTGAAAGATTTTCACAAATcaccaaaaacagaaaattggaATATGGAAAATGGTTATTCGACAAAAGCAGTAAAAACCTACCCGCAAAGAGCACTACGAACTGGAGCGAAAAACGctttatatttgatattcaaagTACACATATCTAATAAAGAATTTGAATGTGCTCAAGACGAATCTGGATATCGA GTAACAGTACATTCACCTTCGAATCTACCAGATGTCGCTGACAACCATATATCAGTACCTCTGTCCAATAGAGTGTTAGCTGTGATTACCCCACGTATAATACAAACTTCATCTAGTGTAAGACGTTTTCAAGTTACAGCGCGTGATTGTTACTTTGAGtctgagaaaaaattgaaatttttccataaatattctcaacaaaattgtttattagAATGTAAATCCAATTATACGTTGATTCAGTGCGGCTGCGTTGGGATTCACATGCCAA AAGAACAAGGTACACCGTTGTGTCTTTTACAAGAACAATACTGTATAGAAAGAGCTGAAG atttattttctCTTAATAATGAGGATTTGGAAGTAACTGAAGGACTTCACAAACAAACTGGTTGTAATTGCAAACCGGCTTGTAATGAAATAACATACGACTCTGAATTATCTTACAACACGGCTTTTTTTGACATCATGAACAAATCTCTTAAAGCAGAATTAGATTTCGAACA TCATCAGTACTCAACGCTTTTGCTGTATTTCAAGAAAAGTAACGTCGAGACAAAGGAAAGGCGCGAATTGTATGGATTCTCTGATCTAATTTCTAACTTCGGAGGTCTCATCGGATTATTTACAGGCTTTTCTATTCTATCACTGatagaaatgatttattttctcACACTTAGACCTCTAGGAGATCTCTTCGGaactttaaaataa
- the LOC130895694 gene encoding pickpocket protein 28-like isoform X3 translates to MYYFRSKIVFFQVNIYFSVRFIFEVEIYIMEKNRKDKKRKKIKSVKGYIKEYCNHTSIHGFKYLVEERTIIEREKKVNLASTICDFYPNNSTDVADDNDFYDFLLKSRVDIFYYCQYQGIEINCTQLFTPILTEEGICYSFNILDRNDIFRNITDNPLKDFHKSPKTENWNMENGYSTKAVKTYPQRALRTGAKNALYLIFKVHISNKEFECAQDESGYRVTVHSPSNLPDVADNHISVPLSNRVLAVITPRIIQTSSSVRRFQVTARDCYFESEKKLKFFHKYSQQNCLLECKSNYTLIQCGCVGIHMPKEQGTPLCLLQEQYCIERAEDLFSLNNEDLEVTEGLHKQTGCNCKPACNEITYDSELSYNTAFFDIMNKSLKAELDFEHHQYSTLLLYFKKSNVETKERRELYGFSDLISNFGGLIGLFTGFSILSLIEMIYFLTLRPLGDLFGTLK, encoded by the exons ATGTACTATTTTCGTTCTAAGATCgtattttttcaagtaaatatcTATTTCAGTGTTAGATTTATATTTGAGGTTG aaatttatataatggaaaaaaatcgtaaagataaaaaacggaaaaaaatcAAGTCGGTTAAAGGATATATCAAAGAGTACTGTAATCACACATCCATACACGGATTCAAATATCTAGTAGAAGAAAGGACCATCATAGAAag AGAGAAGAAAGTGAATTTGGCCTCGACCATTTGCGATTTTTATCCCAATAATTCAACAGATGTGGCTGATGATAAcgatttttatgattttcttctAAAG agcagagttgatattttctattattgccAATATCAGGGCATAGAAATTAATTGTACTCAGTTGTTTACACCAATTTTGACAGAAGAAGGGATTTGTTATTCGTTCAATATTTTGGATAGGAATGACATTTTTCGTAACATTACTGA TAATCCTCTGAAAGATTTTCACAAATcaccaaaaacagaaaattggaATATGGAAAATGGTTATTCGACAAAAGCAGTAAAAACCTACCCGCAAAGAGCACTACGAACTGGAGCGAAAAACGctttatatttgatattcaaagTACACATATCTAATAAAGAATTTGAATGTGCTCAAGACGAATCTGGATATCGA GTAACAGTACATTCACCTTCGAATCTACCAGATGTCGCTGACAACCATATATCAGTACCTCTGTCCAATAGAGTGTTAGCTGTGATTACCCCACGTATAATACAAACTTCATCTAGTGTAAGACGTTTTCAAGTTACAGCGCGTGATTGTTACTTTGAGtctgagaaaaaattgaaatttttccataaatattctcaacaaaattgtttattagAATGTAAATCCAATTATACGTTGATTCAGTGCGGCTGCGTTGGGATTCACATGCCAA AAGAACAAGGTACACCGTTGTGTCTTTTACAAGAACAATACTGTATAGAAAGAGCTGAAG atttattttctCTTAATAATGAGGATTTGGAAGTAACTGAAGGACTTCACAAACAAACTGGTTGTAATTGCAAACCGGCTTGTAATGAAATAACATACGACTCTGAATTATCTTACAACACGGCTTTTTTTGACATCATGAACAAATCTCTTAAAGCAGAATTAGATTTCGAACA TCATCAGTACTCAACGCTTTTGCTGTATTTCAAGAAAAGTAACGTCGAGACAAAGGAAAGGCGCGAATTGTATGGATTCTCTGATCTAATTTCTAACTTCGGAGGTCTCATCGGATTATTTACAGGCTTTTCTATTCTATCACTGatagaaatgatttattttctcACACTTAGACCTCTAGGAGATCTCTTCGGaactttaaaataa